Sequence from the Aspergillus nidulans FGSC A4 chromosome III genome:
TCCTAAAAGTATGTGTCTCAGGACCTGATGGTTATCAGGGCGATAGATCATTATTATCGACCCCTTGCTTTAGGTGACACATCCAGCGCATGAGAAATACACCTGCAGATGCACTACTGCAAACGCGTCGTCGAATCCACATAACAAACCCTGGGTGCCGAGGCGACCGGCCGGGCAGTGAGTGTCGTGTGTACGTTTCTCTTTGTACATTTCTCTTTGTACATTTTTGGTATACACCGCACAACTGTGACCTTTCGCCTCATTCGATTGGATGTGCCGAGCTTGAAGGCAAAGGCTGGGCCGTCTTAGAACTTCCGATTGGATTTAATGGAATTCCAAGCTGGAGGTCGGCAACGGCAAATACCCCGCCGGACTGATGTGGTTGGCGGTCGCACAGGGCAAACGGTGACGCTAGGAACGATATCTTctggcttcaagaccaaGTGGGCTTGAGTGGGGAGCAGCTACCGGTTGAGCTTGCCTGAATTTTGGTTCCATGCTCTGGCCCTGCTCGGCGCTAGCGCATCTTGGTAGCTTGGAAATTTTTATTCATCACTTTTTCGAGCGGTGGAGGACAGACCCGACCGTGGAACCATTTCGCGATGATGCACTTGCCCAGCAGCTCCCTATGCTGAGAGGCGGTTCTTTGTTCAGAGCTTCATTGTTGTTGACCAGTCATACGCCTCCTGGTCGCGAAAGAGGTCATACCAAGGCGACGTCGAGGCTGGCGCCCGCAGCCTTGTTGATTGCATTGGGACGGACCACCCCTCCATCACCAAACCGAGATCAGTGGCACTACTGGCACTACTGGCACATGGAGATCAGAGGAGTCTTGTAAGTCGGTGAGAGCTGCCTAAAGCAGGTAGTGTTCCTGTGAAGAGTCCGAAACTCCCGGGGCTCTCGTCTCGAGCTGGTATTGTATCCAGGATCATATTCTTAGAGGTCGCGTTGTTTGTTTCCCTCACAGAAAATTTCTGCGCAGCAACCAAGCGTAGCTGCAGCAGTAGCTTTCCGAttcgtttctttttgtttctccATCGTCGACACCATGCAGAACCTCAGTTGATCATGGATCCTTTCGCACCAATCGCAGCCACTGAGGCGCGGTGTAATTGGGTCGGTCGTCATAGATGGCACATGGCGGGTTCCACCGTACTTTTGCCGTTCGATTCTGTCATGGCGGCCTCCTGAGTTACCTTAGTAAAGAGGTATACTAGAGTAGTGGCGGGCGTCAAAGGCAGCGCTCTATGTGAGAGACCAGCGGTGTGCGAAGGGCCTGAGTATTGGATCTACGAGGCTTACCTTCTGATCAACATTCTCCGTAAACATCTCGTCGCTCATCCTCCGTAGTCCCGTCTCCATTACCCGAATTCCTGGGTGTTGTCTCTGTGCTATTTCCACCGGCGCATCTGGGAATTCCTGTGCCCACAAAGCACGTGACCCGCTGGTCTACTGGACGACCAATAATCGCCACTCTAAAACATCCGCCGCTTCCAGAGCGACTGGAAATTTAGGAAATTTAGGAAAAAATTAGGGAATAGGAAAGAAGGCGAGCACAGAAACCTAAACAGCAGACTAAACAGTATTTCTGTTGTTGCATTATTATTCACCTATTCATGGTGCTTGACTCTGCTGACGCGCGCTGATTAGTTCCTGAGCTCATCTCCGTCGTCACTCTTCCTCATCGGAATCGCCAGCGTCTGCCTGCCTGCCTGCCTCCCTCCCTTTCCAGACTCGCCCCTTCCTCCATCCATCCCATTCCACCCACCCACCCACTCATCCGTCCATTATTCTTTCCCAtcccatcctcatccccgtctgctcttcctcccatcCTCCGTGTGTTACTAGTATCCTTATCTCTTTTATTACTATTTATTATCTATTATTTGCTTACACTCTCCTTACTACCATATAGACTATTGCTTGTTGTGTTTTGTTTAGTTTGGCTTGTACTTCTGCTGGTTGATCTACTATATCCCTACTCctattattattctgccgcctccgcctctaCCACGCGCCTCTTTTCGCAACCACATCATGCCCTACAACACTCGTCGCAAGTCCTTGTCTCTTCCTCTATTGGGAATTCATCTTCCAAACACATCTCGCCGCTCCCCTTCTACATCAAAACCGCCTCACGCGACCGACGAGAATACTCCTCCTTCCAAAAAGGTTAAGAGATCGCACGACTCGGCGTCGACGTCGCCAGAGCCTACAGACCGTGGCTCAAATCCAAGCAGACCCTCGGCCACTGTTCGTCCATCTGGTCGACGCGCGACACTGGAACAAACACCTCCCCAGTCCCCTACTGACGGTGGTGTCGCATCCAAGATCGACCTCGATGGGATAAACGACGATATCGTGGTGGGCGTGATTGAGCAGTTGGAAAAGACGGCTAATCGCCCACATTTGGTCAAAGAGCTGGCTGCGGTCCTCATTACATCTAACGATAATGTGGCAAAGTAAGTTTCACCCTCATCCCCTTCGGCGCAGCAATAGAGCTAACCGTTGCGTCTCTTGCTTAGTTCCGCGAACCCTGCTGCCTTATTGTCTTCTCGCCTGAGCGCTTATATGAAGCGTCCTTGGACGGCACTGGCGCCATGCCCCTTGGCTAAGGAGCTCATTCCTATACACCCGCGAAAGGTGTATTACTATCTCACTACACAAGCTCGCCAGCCCATTCCTGAGAGCTCGGACGATGTTATCATACCCGGTATTGATGGCAAAGTCCTGACGCCCAGTGCCTCCAGTgtggacgatgatgaggacgtcATGGCTCGGCAACGCTCCCCGAGTCCTGAGGTCGATCTGTCTTCACCTGATTTCGAGGACGGGGACATAGACCTGGACGGATCGAGCAGCGCGGCGCATAGCTCAAGTTTTTCTGATCATCGCCACGCGCGCTTGTTTCACTCGCACCGTGCCACTTCTCCGCCGCTTGAAGGCGATGAGAAGGAGTTTACGCAGACGGCTAGCGCTGTTCGCGAGCGGGCCTCCGAGCAAAAAGCAAGCCAACTTGCGCAAGCGAAAGGTGGATACTCGGCCCTCACCGAGGCTCTTCAGGGGTTGGATGACATGAGCATGAGCATCTCCGGGACACCGGTTGATGATAgccctctctcctcctttgGCGACGACCAGATGGCGCACACCCAGACCAACTACCTCTCAGAGGAGCACCAGGAGCAGTCTCGTCTCCAACAacacctgcagcagcaggacCTGTGTGAAaacgctgccgctgccgctgctctttTCGGCACTTCCCCCTCTCCGTCCCTCACCTCTGTCGCGTTGTCCATCTCGTCTGGCACGAGTGCGCCTTCAGATGACGGATCAGATATCGAAAGCGGTCCTGGCTCTCTCGGGACTGCTCCGCGTATCGCTCTTCCGGAAGACCCGAGCCTGGCGCGCATGTCGACTCTGAAAAGGTCAATAGACATGCTGGACGATGAACTCCCGGACCTAGACATGAGAATGTCTGATCTCGCCGATGCAGACGATAAGATAGCTGTGAATGCTATGATGCCTCTAAACCCTCCATCTGAGATGGCTCTCGACTCATGGCGCGAGTTGCAAAGTCCGGAGAGCGTGAACGTTGACGAACTCGACGAGATGTTCGACGAGATCTAACCGCTGCTCCCTACCACTCTCTTCAGAGCGATCTACTCTGATTATCTCCGCTCACGACCTTATTTGGACTCTTTGAACGAATCTATTGCTCTCCCAATGTGCGATCTCTCTGATTTAATGCTATATTTGTTTAATCTCGTCTCGTCCACGCTGCTGCGTTTGTTCTATTCTTGTGGCAGGTGCCTATCTTTCGCTTGTACATATATTTTGCGCACGCCTGTCTCGACTCTCTCACTTGATTCCCAATATGCCGTGTCCTGATTATGATACATCTACTTGGTTGGTTACGGTCTGCAGTTTTGATACGGCGTGGTGAAAAGCATGCTGCTTGTTATCTGAAAGAAAAtggctggagaaggatcAGATATAACAGAAAACTTCTTAACAACTAGCATATTTTCTCTGACCAGTAAGAGCATGCATTAACATGAATAATCGCAAAATATTCGCTTTGACTCTCAACCGAACCATGAATTGCCTTTTGGCGCGCAGTACGAAGATCGGCGGTTGAGATACATGGAAGCTGACGTAATGGGGGAATATAACTATGCTTCCCCTTCGGCTGTGGCAATGGCGCGTGCATTTTTCGGTTCACTACTTTGCACAATATTCAATTGCTTTACCCCTGCTTTAACCTTCATCGCCCCGTCAGCTCAAGTTATCTGGCAAATTGCCAAGCAACTATAGGTTCAGGCTAGGAGTTCTGAACATCTCTTGTTCATGGCTCCGTCTTTCTGAGTCCAGCAGTCCAAGGTCCCCGCTATACCCCCTCCGGCACTGGCGCGCGATGCGAATATACTAGAGAGCCGGTTAGTCATAGTAGCTATAGTCGCCCGCGCTTCAAGATTCAAAACGCTTACTTCCAGACCTTGGTCTTAAACTCCGATCCCGACACATAGCTAGCTGGCGCCGACAGCATGGAGAGGCCGTCCGGCCTCCCGCAGCCGGATGCCGGTCGACGGAGCGGCCAGCCACCTCTCCAGCCGCAGTCCAACAGCCATCCCAACATTATCCCAGTGTCGAAACCTCCAAGCCTCCCCGGCGTGTCTTTATATAACCCACGGGGCGCGCCGCACAGTGCGGTGACAACCGGGAAGAAGCACATGTCTAGCAAGGTCGCTATACCCCGCCAAAAATCGGCTGCCCCTCGCTATAGTCGCCGAGTTCCTCTGGCGTGTGAAACATGCAGGGTGCGAAAAACCAAATGCAGTGGTGACACACCGATTTGCAGACAGTGTCTGGAGCTCAGGGTCGAATGTCGATACCCGGTTTCGTGGCGTGAACGGACGAAAGGGTAGGCCTAGTCTACCCTACATATTGTGCGTGGATAGCTGATTTCTGGTTCGATACAGACAAATATCTAAGCTCTCGGCCAAGTCGGATGACTATGAAAAGTTGCTCCGGGAGATCAGCCAAATCGTGGACGGCCGAGCGGCGGAGCGAATCAGATACACCCTCGACAAAGTGCGTGTTAACTTCTACCTGAGAGGCTTAGTCTGCCGCTGACGTCGCGAGCAGTACTCAGAATCTGGAGCTGAACAGCATAATGATCAACCGTCCGCCAACTCTGACCCTGCCTCCGGCATCGATGAAGGGATTGACCCAGAGGTGGAAAGCCTACCCTCCTCTATTGGGTCATTAGACGCCATTGACCGTGTGGATGAGGACCTCAACCGCAGCCCGAACGCCCAAGCTACGGGATACATGGGAAAGAATTCGGAGGTCACTTGGCTGCAACGCTtgggaagagaagcagataaTCGCGCTCGCAATTTATCAGGGTTGGCTGAGCCAAGGCCGG
This genomic interval carries:
- a CDS encoding uncharacterized protein (transcript_id=CADANIAT00005422), translated to MPYNTRRKSLSLPLLGIHLPNTSRRSPSTSKPPHATDENTPPSKKVKRSHDSASTSPEPTDRGSNPSRPSATVRPSGRRATLEQTPPQSPTDGGVASKIDLDGINDDIVVGVIEQLEKTANRPHLVKELAAVLITSNDNVANSANPAALLSSRLSAYMKRPWTALAPCPLAKELIPIHPRKVYYYLTTQARQPIPESSDDVIIPGIDGKVLTPSASSVDDDEDVMARQRSPSPEVDLSSPDFEDGDIDLDGSSSAAHSSSFSDHRHARLFHSHRATSPPLEGDEKEFTQTASAVRERASEQKASQLAQAKGGYSALTEALQGLDDMSMSISGTPVDDSPLSSFGDDQMAHTQTNYLSEEHQEQSRLQQHLQQQDLCENAAAAAALFGTSPSPSLTSVALSISSGTSAPSDDGSDIESGPGSLGTAPRIALPEDPSLARMSTLKRSIDMLDDELPDLDMRMSDLADADDKIAVNAMMPLNPPSEMALDSWRELQSPESVNVDELDEMFDEI